ATTATCACTTTGTGTCCGTTGCGGCGTAATCTGATGCACATCGTTGTAGTGTAGCATTCACCCACTGTTCCTTCAATAAATACTGGCTTCCCCCCTCGTTAAGGGCTCATTATGAAGAATAGGCATAAGCATTACACAGCACCTTCTGAtagatcaacaacaattatccTGCACGGCTAAAATGAATGCAACCTTATCTTCTGCAACAAAGCTGCTGAAGAGGATTAGGCTGCTGTTGCCACAGAAACTTAGAGAGAGTATGGAGGGGTGGGGAGTTCAGGGAGAGAGAGATGAAGCGGGCGGTGAGGGGGATTAAACACATTCAACTCCTTGACCACAACCCAGAGACACCtgttttttcatttgatttgacgtcgttttctttttcatcttaaCCCAGTCTGCCAGCATGATAAACCCTCTGATCATCGCCATCATGACCGTAAACACGTCTATGACGATCTTTTACTGGGCCTTCGTCCTGAGCGACTTTTACACAAAGTGGATGGCAGAGCCAGAGGACAAACCCAAGAAGATAGTCACTCCAGCCTGAGGGGCAAAGCATGGATCTACCTGACTGAGTGACTGGCTACTTAGGTCTAGTCTGTTAGGGCAGTTCAGCTTGTAGCGCTTTCTGTGGAGAAGCATTTGCTCTgagttatgtttcttttttctttttgtatctgaggaaaaagttttttttttcaattgttcCTGCAACTAAATGAGGCAGGAGTCGCACTTACAGGTAATCTTTCCTAAAATTCTACTAGATCAGCTTCCTTTAGCGGTTTCTTAGGGCTGGCACCAAATGAGCACCTCTGTTTTGTCATCTGCTGACTCATTGAGGAGCTGGTGACTTTGAGTTTATGCCAACCAAATCCTGTCAAGGATTACTGAGGAACACCTTgagaaagacacacacacagcgttGCTCTCCTAATAGCCTCCAACACTCTGTGGGCCGCTTGTCCCTTCCGACCTCCTCACCGTCTCCTCACCTCTGCTCATGGAGCAAGACTTTTACTACGGCCTGCACCCGGTCTCTTGGTTCATTCTTTTGGCAAACATAGCTGTTACTCTCATAGAGTGGCAGTTTCTTGTTCGCGAGTTTCACCGAAATTTTCGGTCAAGAGAAGGACAGACAGCGTCATCTTAAGGATGCTGCAAGGAGGATATCTGTGAGGATaaaaggagtaatagcattTTTATTGCTGTGTGCTTAGAgatagagacagaaacagtCAGAGTTTCTCTGTAACTCTTCTTTACCTGACCTTAACCCTTTACTGCaccttctgtgtttgttttcagagcTTCCACTGTAGAGCTTATGCCTGTCTGGAACCCATTTTACACCCAAATCAAAGTAAAAAGACAAGCAGCGGTCCTTTCTCCTGACCACTGGTAAGTGCTtccctttctctttttctcatcTTGGTCATTTCCTATTCATGTGGGGCAGTATGATGACATTCTGAAATGATATTCAATGACTTGTGGAAAAATACTCAACAAAGATTTGGCCTTTATGACAAAAACAAGTGAGAATGTTAAatgattttgaattatttttgacATGATATCCATAAAAATACCACAAGTGGATCTGTTgagatattaaaatatatatatataatttattcatGATTCTTGAAgaacagtttgttttttctcaaattTAAATCTCAGTTGTATGGTGATTTTATATAATACACAAGTGCAGAGCAgttcataattgtgaagtgataCATGGCTGCAATCTTTTGCATCTTTTGGGGTGCATCTGCTAGCTTTATTACCCAAAGGACGGAAATGTTTCCTCCTTCTtcgtattaaaaataaaattgtgatCATTGCCTTATTctcagactttgactgggccatcctGACAAACAGAAcaggctttgatctaaactattaGTTTGGGTTGCCCAGCTacaaggtgaacctccatcaaagtccaaatactttttttcttttaaaaaaaaattatttttggaaGCTTCCAAACGATTGGATAGATGCCTGCTATGTTGCTCCATCCCTCTTTCCACAAACAATTATCAGCTTCCCTGGGATGTATAAGAGAGGTATCCCCACACCATGTTGGAATGATGCCACCGCCACATTTCACATTGCAGTTGGTGTGTTCAGTGTTACTTTTTCATCACACACAGCGTGTGAGCCAAAAGGTTCAATGTCggctcatctgaccagagtgtCCTCTTCCACATGATTACTGTGACAAAATTGCCTTTGGGCTTTctatgactttcttttttttttctttttcatttttttacatttttcagatttttatttgtaagaacTCTGGAAAACCATGTAGTATTTTCCCTCCACATCACAAATATGCACTAACAATTGTCTATCACATATTacataaaaagcataaaatttGTTAACCACAATGGGAAAAAAGTTCTATAGGCTTTTTAAATGCACTGCAAAGGTTTCTGTACGCAGGCTGGTCATAAATGACCATAAGCCTCTTTTCCGCATTACTATCCACCTCTCCTCGCACATATCTTTAATCCCTGCAGATGGAAAGCTGATATTGCTCTATGACCCACTCAATCCTATTAACTTCGTCTGTCCTATATTCCCCTACTCCTCGGCTTCAAGCGCCTCAGGAACCTGGAAGGACCTATGTGTGAAGGAGTAGCAGGAGGCGTGCCAGGTCTCATGTCTAGGCAACAGATTAGAAGAACTGACACATTCATGATAGGTTTTTGTACTCAAGCTTTTCTTGTGACCTACGTCTATATACAGGGAACTCTGGCCACTTTAAATATGCTTTGTTCACTTATAAACCACCAAGCATTGTTTGTTTGTACACGCTGCACACAATGACCTTCACTAATGTTCAGTTTTCCACCACCCTGTTTTTGAACATTTACAGTGCAGTGAAGAAACTCACCATTGCCAAAAGGAACAGCCTTTAAAGCCTCACTGCATTCTTTCAGCTGACAATCCTGCTAACAGAGCTAAAGCCATGTACAGACTACCTCATGTGGCCCTGAATTCAAGAAGAGGTCAGCTTTTAAACCTCACCCAGCTGGTGGGCGAGAATCGACACCTCCTCCAGTACTCCAGACTGAATGACGAGGAGGACGCCTACTTTGTGAACTACATCCCCCCAGCAAGAGACGCAATAACCTTACCTCGCAGTGTAGTCTACGTCTTAGTCGGGGCAGTGTTGATCATAGTGGCCACTTACGCCATAGTGGGTCACCTCATTAAAGACCTCATGCATGACCTGGCAGGTAACCTACAGTGGGGACATCCTGAACTGATGTCTCACCACTCACTTATGTGTCGCCATTTCCACTCCTACACCCATGTACGTGGTGAAGTTGAGTCTTTCCTGTCCCCGGGCTGTCGAGCTTCATCTTCAAAATGTCGTTTTTGTTGTCTTGTGGCAGTTTCGGTCACATTCGCCCTGTGGTTTGTGTGCAGTGGACATGCATCCTTCACCGTTATGTGACTGTTTTTCCATTAAGGTGAATACCACCAAACAACTCTTTAATTTGCTGAAATGAGATCTTAAACGGGCACCTTTGAAGTACAGTACTAAATAAACAATTTGCTAAAAGAAAGGCTtaacttgttttattaaaaaaaaggttaattggGAGGTCTAAAACCCCTAGATTAGCATCTTTTTTAGGATTTCTACAGCAGGGTAATCTCACCACTTACCTGTGTGTAGACTGAGGACATGCCAACTAAAACAAGGATTAAAATCACTCGAGTGCCCTTTTAAAATGCAGGgggaaaaataagatttaatttaCCTCAactttattctgcttttttacTCACAGACTGGATCTTTGGCCCTAAACCAGTAGAGGAGGATACAGTGGAAGAGGGGTCCGAAATAGAGGAGGAGCGGCGGCTCAGCATTTTAAGTAACCAGATGCGATCAGGACACGAGCTGAGGatggagaaagaaagagaaatgctgctgccagGCTTCCACCAGGGAGACGGAGGCTGCCATCAACCATTTCCCCCTCTTCCACTGAGAAGTGCCATCACTTCATCTTACCCCGGAGAAAAAAGGATGTCTACTCATAGTGTGACCTTCGCCTGCCCCATTGGCCCTTGCGTCACCTCTCTTTGAGTTTTCATCCCGTCATCTCAGCAGCAGCTTAGTTCAGTTTTTATCACATGCAGGATGCTTTTGCAGTATTTTGTTTGCAGTAGTCAAGCAAAAGCATGTAGTTATAGCTTGTGATGATTTTAATAGAAAATGctgtcttttattttgattattaagTAGGTAGGTCAACACAATTCATGTCCACTAACTTATCTACATCATGATATCATGTAATATAAGAAGTGTAAAATGAAAGTTTATCATgtgaaaataaatttatttcatATGTAAATCCCATGTTCATCACAAAGTGTTTAACAATCATTTGTTAAGAAATCAAAtggaaaattatgaaaaatCTTTTAATTTATCACATCACGTATTTTGTTCTCTTCAATTGCTGTAAACCAGTGAGATCACTTCGTCTGTTCAGGTGGACCAAGCTTTGTCCAAGTAAACAACCTAATAATACAAATGAGTTGTTGTGTCTTGTGTGCTTAATCCATCTTATCTTTCTCTAATACCTGCTTGTGTCAGGGGCAATGACCTTATTTATAAAGGCCAGGGATTACAATACCGTCAATGTTACATATTGGCCAGTCCAGACAGATAATTTCCTTCCATGACACTTCTATCCATTCTTGAACTAAAGCTTTTAATATGAAAACAACTAACACACTAGcaagctagctagctagctagctgtGTTAGGCTTGGTGATGCATGTTTAATCATTaattttatatagtttttctgGCCAGAGAAACAATGTCCCTCTGTAATCCTTTTTTAATCACAGTAGAAGGTTAAAACTAAAGTTGtcttcaaataaacaaaacacttttttttttcggtAGAACGCTCTCTAGCAAGCTACGTAGCTAGCTGTGTCAGGGTGTGTGACCTCATTTATAAAGGTCAAGTATTATTGTATATCATCTATACTGCATATTTTTTGTTCAGATTAATGAAAGCCATTAGTACAAGTGAATTTTCTTATTcaatttgaataaaattgatttaaaaaaactaagataGCAAGCTAGTTAGCAAGCTAGCTAACATGCTATTCCAGGGTTGGTGACCTTATAAATAAATCCCGGGGGTTGTTAATCATCCATTtgagacagacacacagacaaacagacaggcaggcatgCAGACAGACACAAGGGCAGGCAGGCTGGTAGATAGAGAGACAGACTGATAGACAGATAAACAggctgatagatagatagatgaggTCTTAGACGTTCTGCTGACATGGAGAAAACTGCCTCAAGCCTCTCCAGCTTATCTGCTTGTTTTGAGTTCCACTTCCATGGACAGACATGCGGTGAGTCTATAAcaagaacagaaataaagaacattttaaggtGAGAATATTCAAGCAATTTAAAAGTCATTTACTTTTTGTCGAGTTtcctcaaaagcctgaaagTTCGAGTGCAGATAAAGTTCTTTCTTTTAAGAGTTCTTTTAGCCTATCTGCTTGTGTGTAGGGTGAAATGACAAATTCCTTAATGTAttctttgttatttattttgatggAAAACACTGTCAGGCCGAATCCTCCTGCTGGATCCTTCGTGCACCGATAGCTCTGGGATGATAAGTGAACCCACTGACCGAAAACGGGCAACATGACAACAATGGATGTACCACTGGATAAACTAAACATTCGATACAAGGATGACGATGGCACAGTGCTTTACGAGTCTTACATACCTCCTTCTCGGGATGCCGTCCATCTCCCCAACTATGTCATCTACCTGATCATAGCCGTCTTCATCGTGTTGTCTGTTCTTTACGCCATCATTGGCCACCTTATCAAAGACCTCGTCCATGATTTTGCAGGTCTGTcattttattctcttttatCAGTCCAATGATGATAAtggattatttttatatatatatatatatatatatatatatatatatatatatatatatatatatatatatatatatatagatagatagatatatagatagatagatatatagatatagatagatagatatatagatagatagatctccCTTGATTCCCATTCTTTATTTTGTCCAGACTGCTTGCTTGGGGAGCAGCCTGAGGAAGTTGTGGTGAATTATTGTGAAGCCAAAGATAAGTTTATGGCAGACTGGTCCCCAGAAACATCGCCTGAACTGGAGGCAATGGCGCGGGCAGAGGAGAACAAGATGATGGACATGGACTTCATGAAAGCGCCTGCCATCTGGATCATCTCCACAGAACCACAAGGCACCAGGAAAGGACCCCGTGTGGTTTTTGGGAAGAGGCCTTAGTTGTGTTGATGAGATAATGAAAGCATTTAAagctgaatatatatatatatatatatatatatatatatatatatatatatatatatgctcatGATGAAATCATTTAGAAGTTATGTGAAGGTATGTGCCTCTTACATGGTTTAAGACGCTAAACAATGAATTGGTCTACCGGACATCTTGTGTCTGCTTGTAGTTATTGCATCTAATTTTTGATAGTCTTTTAAAACATCTATCTAAACATGACCTTCCATAGACATGCATCATTGATATTTACAGTGAAAATGTGTTACTGTAACTTCAGAAAATTAATTTTTCCTCTAGAAAATCTTTCCAGTTAGAAGGATATCACATTGTTCCAGGGATGGATGTACCTGTTGTGTCCGGgtgtctgtttttattaaataataacaaattaCAATGTCAAACATGCATTTCTGGATAATTCTTAAACAATTCACTGTGGTTCGATTTACTGGAAAAGCACCAGACATAAATTCTGAGACTGGTTCAAATTGATTTGTTCTCAAACAAATAATTTCTCATGCATGATTCCTGCCTTAACCATGATGCACTGCCAATGGTAGTGATTATCATATTGTTTTGTGATTCTAAGAAGGAACATTATTCTTTCTCTCACATGATTAGTTTACAGATTTGAGGATTAATTTTGGCACAAATTCTGCATTCTTGctcaaatcatttctgcacatacaaatggtttttaagaaatactcacctgtacactgggatcgcacactgtctctttgtcctgcattgttttacatttcaattgttttactgttaaatcactgctgcactttacacTGTAACTTTATCTTATCCTGCAATCTaaatttcaagctgtatgcaaacgaaatttcattctgtacgcactctgtgcatacaaaatgacaataaagttgtctaagtctaagtctaacagCATCAATAGTGACTATAATTGATTTTTGCCTCTGCTAAAGGTATACCAAAGGCACAGCATCATGTGAATGACCGGACTGAACCTAAAGTCAGGAATGGAAAACATTAGTAATGGGTGTGAAATGCTAATCTTTTATCAGAAGAAAATAAGCAAAACTAGAGGAATGtagaaagtaaaataaagaataaagaaaaataggAACACTATAAGTGTGAATACATACAGCATGCAGCACTCACTAAATAACTTTGTTATAATATTTGCATctgaaagtaaaacaaaaatcttagttTACTAGAGAATAGCTGAATAATTATTTCAGTGGTACTCCTCAAACTCCACAAAATATTGGCTGAGGACATTGGAGTTGGAAATGTTGCTGTTTACCATCTTGAAGAATGACACTGCTAAAGAATGGTGCTGTAGCGCTTCTTGTAATATTCATGATAACCTTGATGAAACCATCAAGGTCAAACCATCAAGCCATCTTTTCTCACCTGCTCTCATCTAATGTAAAGGTGAGACAGAAATTCATTCCATTTGTTTCCAGGGTTGCACTGCATGTTACTGTGACACAGTGTGGGACTGTAAGACAGCAGTAAAACTAGATTAATCATTTTACAAATAGTGGGCATTACAGTGGGCAGCTATTCAAAGGCTCCTTTGTTGTATGCGTGTGGGTGTTGATGGTACACTAGCACATAAAGTGCATCATACACCGGGCTTCTTTCTCTGTAAATATACTGCCATCTACTGGCTCATCAGTGTCAGTGCAAAATCCTGCtaacgtatatatatatatatatatatatatatatatatatatatatatatatatatatatatatatatatatatatatatatatatatatatatatataagatgaTAATGTTGATGATAATGAAAAGTGCTAGTATGGATGTTTTGTCCATGGATTACTGAAACTTTTATGAGAGGGGGACAAAAAACATCCTCCAGTTCTTGAATGGCTAATATTTCAAATCTAAAAGCATTCGGTCCCCGTCAGAGGAAAGGTGATAAACCCTTTGAAAAGAACAGGTTtgaaagggaactaaaataaatatttcatgactaAAGATGCTTAAAAACTCTTTCATAATTCCAAcaataaggcaaggcaaggcacatttatttgtatagcacatttcagtacaaagataattcaaagtgctttacatgattaaaacacagggggaaaaaacagaataaaacataaataaaaggttGAAGGACATAGTGCAACTTTAAATTTCGGAATGTCTGCGTGTTCCAGGTACATTTGCtctgcaatgtatttttttgagtaagtttaaacttttttttagtgCAGAGAAACATACATGTCTTAAATCTACAGCAGAAATCTGTTAAATCCTACAATGTTGTCACGAAATGGCAGAAAACGGTCAAAAGAAAGTGAAATCAtaacgttgttttttttgttttgttttttgtaaaaaaaaaaaaagtgcagcgcATCATGTTCTTGTAGTCCACTCAGCAGCCAGTTATACTACAGAGGTAATGACTGTGCAGCCTTTGTCCGAGAGAGGGCGCTGTggtactgaaaaaaaatgaaaaagaaatcaaGCTCTCGAGAGTAATTTGTCGAGAATCTCAGCCTGAGATGATGCAACCATAAGGACATAAATAAAGCTGACTGCTGTTTTTGTGAGCTCTGTGTGGAACCAGCTCAAATAATCCCAAACTTATAACAATAATGTCTGAACGTCATCTATATATCGAATCCATCTTCTTTTCCCAAACACCTAGAACATAAGACATCATATAAGACCATCTCTAACATCTAGATACATCTTCTCTATTCGCTTATACCAGGTCATGTGGACTAATAGTGAACATCGTGAGTGGGTTTACGGGACATTGCAACCAATGAGGTCAAATGCTCTGTAAGAATGTTTAAATTATAGGGCATCATCAATAGGCACCCTATCCAATCATATGTATTGTATGCTTGCGAATCAGAGTTTTTGAAGCCATAACTGGGAACAAATCAGTTTTAATTGCCAAGTTGGGTCAACAAGGGATTTGACTACAGTTCCGCTTTGCTCTTtaatacaaaaattaaaaaggaaagtagAAATGTCTGAAATGTGCTTCTTGTATATATGTGTTTCTACAAAAAAGGAAGATATTGATTGATGCAAATAAGCTTGGCATAGATTTAAATCCCTTATCTGTTGTCTTACAACTGGTCACAATAATATTTCTCTGGAAGGATCTCGTCATGTGGAAGCAGGGGGTCTGTGATGTTtttgtggtggtggtgtgtgtgtgtgtgtgtgtgtgtgtgtgggaggggggTGCTGGCGGAGCTGGGGGTTCACCTCCTTTTCTTCATTCGGCGACGCGCATCctcacgcacgcacgcacgcacgcaccccctcctcctcccacccTGAGCGCTGTGCGGTGCTGCGCCGCTGCAGATAGCATGCCCCTCGCTGGCCACCGGCAGCAATGAGCGACTCGGTCTGAAGGTAGCGGCTCTGCGGCATGGATGTCCGCTGACTGAAGGAGCAGCCTTTATGGATTGGAGCTCAACGTCGCCGGAGCAAATCTGGAGCAATTCAGGGAGGTGAGgcggctctgtgtgtgtgtgtgtacagaggagaggagaggagaacaGAGGAGAGATGGGGGACACATCGCAGCGTGGGAGGCGTTCTCATTggacagtttattttatttttacatttcatgCAAAACACAGACGACAATCTCTGGTTGGGGCTGCTATATGAGCGCATCTTTGTATCAGAATGGGGCTGATTTATTCATTACCAGCCATGTTTGATCAGCCGTATCATCACACAGCAGGCCatggttgtctttttttttttttgctgacaaTATGTGGCTGCCTCTATTACTACATGGTGATGAGGCtgctttttacatctttttttttttagcaatatttCCGTCAGAGCTTCTCtgtaagttaaattaaaaaaaatcaaccaagtTCTTAGTGACTACAATGTTGTATTATGTAGCAATATGTGACCTAGTTTGCAGTCCTGTACATAAATTAGGAAGTAAAAGGAAAAGTAGGCCATTTCTGCTTTTGGCCCAGGAACAACTCAACGCATTGGATCGGATCACATTTCTTCCTACTGTACATCCAGGTGCTAATAAGGCAGATAACATTATAAGGACTAATGAaatcaataaacattttgacaaaTAACCAGCCGGTGTGATGCAATGTGTAAAATGTAGGTTGCTGCATTATAGATCCCTCCCACACACATGCACTCTAACATCTATGGACTTTCCCAAAGATATTTTCATTAGGGAAACAGTTGTGCATTGACCTGCCCAACAGTTATGCTACATTTAGACCCCTTTTGCTAAGATTTAAATCTTTGGCACGCAGCAGCTGTCTTTACATTTTAtgacccagcagcagcagcagctgccagAGGAATTTACCATGCATTGACTCAGTGTGGAGCACTAACCTCAGCAATGTCGTCTGAAATCAGCTGGCACAAGGGCCTCTGCTGTATGTTGGGGTGTGTCTTTGAGCCTCCTCTATTTTACTTTGATTGTAAAATTATCCTTGCAAAAGCTTCAATAGCCACTGGACCTTTCCACATAATGGCACACAGTATTTTGTTGGGATATTATGTGATGGATCAACACATAAAGGGAtgcatattttaagaaaaactgTACACTCTTCGCAACTTTTTTCTGTGTatgaacaaacaaaataaagctgtaACCTATACTGGCTTACATGAAAAACGCATTTTATTTgtgaaggaaaactaacactgcacatcactctatgcctggtggtggcagcagcatgttGCTGGGATGCTTTCCTTCAGCACAGACAAAGAagatgatcagagttgatgagaagatggatggagtgcagtgggctgccactgtgcggcgcccggggagcaatctggggttaagggtcttgctcagggacccagagtggcagtctgtgagagttgaacccagaacctccaggacacaagcGATATGCTCTACAAACTAGGCTAACCTTCCAAGAGGACAACAACTCAAAGCATtaagccagagctacagtatgttcaagtgatagaatggaccagtcaaagtccatCCCTGCAGCAAGAATGTTTCTATATAGCATTGACTCAGAGGGGCTCAGTGCAAATGTATAGctaccacacttttcagatattttgcTTTAAAGTATTTTGAACACAATGTATCAGTTTCCTTCTGCGTCACTACTAGgccttcaaaacaaaacaaaaataatataatataatataatacaatGAGTTTTGTAGCTGTATTATGAagcaatgtgaaaaagtttaaaaagtgtaaacacGCATAGATCTTTATTTTTGCCTTGTATTCAGTTCTTTCCAGTACTTGTGATCAGATGGTGCGGGGAGTTTCCAGTCCTGGTTGCTAAGCAGTAGGTATTTAGGATTATTTGAACTCTGACCCTCAGTCAACCTCTCCAAAGACCTTTTTTATCTCCCCTGCCGGGACTCCCTGATGAGCTCTACATCCCTACAGAGATGCAAACGAGATCATGCTGTTTTCGTGAAAAGGGATATGGTTGTATTTTAATTCAAAAAAAGGTGTTCTTCTACAATAAAGCATGGGCAATTGTTAATTGTTCTTTTATTATATTGGAAAATACTGAGTGTGAAGCTTTGTAAACACTTGTTTTTTGGTGCACTTTTGtgtaagttatttatttatatgctcTTTCTCTGACAGTACCGTGGAGGGGAATTCATCATCTAAGACCGCAGGTCACATGACAGGTAACCTTTATTTCATCCTGAtgtaagcaaacaaaaaaaactttcgtCTTTTGCATACTTtgaatatttgtgtgtgtgtgtgttttctcttATTTAGATTTGTGTAGTGATGAAGCAGACAACTCTCCTCCTCTTCAGCTTCACACACTCAAGCAGTTTGAGCAGGTGAGACCTTTGCTTCCCGCTTCCCAGTGGTACATTTTACTGGGTTTAAACCCTCTGCAAACTGTAGATATGTTTTGCTATGCCGGTGTACAAGTGATGTCCAACCGCATTTTTAAGGAAGTTATTTAAGGACAAGGAGGAGATGTAATTAGGTGTAGCTACAATTCATTAATACCTTCTCACACACATACTAACCGTATAAACTGGTGATCTGATTCAGTCATTTTCTGAGCTTATTAGTGGCAGGGTGAACTTTACAAGAAGTCCAAAACAAAAGTACCAAGAAACTATATTTGcaatattaaactttattgtaAGTTCTCCGGACATTAAAGTTTTTACCTAAACTTATAAGTCACTCTCTTTAAAAGCATTCccatatggattttttttatttatttatttattttttttttttttactattatagCATTTTGGTAATTGAATGAATGAAGGATTATTTACtgtgaacaaaaaacaaaaaaggaaataaaaccgACACAAAAAGCAAAATTGTCAcaattatgatgatgatgatgtttttttcctattgGGGTTTTACCATTTACTGTAGGTTAATTTCTCTATGTTTATATTTGTTGCATGTTTTTCTATGTTAatgcatttctttacttttagcCTTCTAGTTGATTCCTGCACTCATTTTTACTTGGAGTCTTGTGTTTGTGTCCTCAGCTAGATGATCTCCTTTTATCTCTGTTCAGCTCCATTCATGTCTTCTTCAGTCTGTCACCCTCAGCTTTAGCCCCATCTAATTCAGTCCACCTGTTGCATTGCCATCACACCCATGTTCCCcacctgtcccccccccctgctaTTTAAACTCCCATTTCTCTTTTGCTCCTTGCTAGATTATCGTTTGCCATGTGATGTCAGCCAGATCCACAGTTGTGATGCGCCAAGCTTTTCCATGTTCTTTATTAAACCTATTTTCAAGTCACAGTGCTGCCTCTGCCTGCATATCTGTAATTGGGTCTAACTCCTAAGGAACACACTTCTAACAGAATAATCCAGCCACACAAAGACCTGACAAAAGGATATTTATTTAACGTGAGGAGGAGAATATTATGTCATTATATCACATTATTATAACAGATGCGGCAATTGATGGCATGTGAAAGTATTTGGCAGCATCTGCTAAGCAGTTACATTTTTTGGAAGATCTTGCTCCAGTCCGTCCGTCCTCTACAATTCAATGAGAGGATGTAGCAGA
This genomic window from Fundulus heteroclitus isolate FHET01 chromosome 6, MU-UCD_Fhet_4.1, whole genome shotgun sequence contains:
- the LOC118563336 gene encoding uncharacterized protein LOC118563336; the encoded protein is MTTMDVPLDKLNIRYKDDDGTVLYESYIPPSRDAVHLPNYVIYLIIAVFIVLSVLYAIIGHLIKDLVHDFADCLLGEQPEEVVVNYCEAKDKFMADWSPETSPELEAMARAEENKMMDMDFMKAPAIWIISTEPQGTRKGPRVVFGKRP